The genomic window gagggtgagagatggagggagggaggagagatggagggaaggatggcgggagagggtgagagatggagggagggagagggtggtagagggtgagagatggagggagggagagggtgagagagatggagggagggagggcggagagggtgagagatggagggagggagggcgggagagggtgagggagggagggcgggagagggtgagagatggagggaggggagggagggggagggcgggagagggtgagagatggagggagggaggggcggagggtgagagatggagggagggagaggagggatggagggagggagggtggagagagagatggagggagggagggggtggaggggagggagggagagggtgagagagatggagggagggagggcagggggtgagagagatggagggaggggtgaggcggagagaggtgagagatggaaggagggagagggtgagagagatggagggagggaggggggagagggtgagagagatggagggagggagggcgggagagggtgagagagatggagggagggcgggagagggtgagagagatggagggagggcgggagggagagagagatggagggagggagagagggaggagggagggagggagggagagggtgagagagacagaaagagacagggatgggTGGGACAGGGTTCATGTCAGTGGGAAACCTTATATTTACATATAGCCATGCACTGTATTGCTGATAgactagacagacagacgagacagagagagacagactagacagagagagacggattagatagactagacagagagagacagactagacagagagagacagactagacAGATTAGATAGACGAGACAGACTAGACACAGACCAGACATAGATAGACAGAAAGACTGAGAGAAAGACTagacacagacatagagagacagactagagagagagactagacagacagagagaaagactagacagacagagagaaagactagacagagagaaagactagacagagagaaagactagacagagagagactagacacagacagagagagactagacagagagactagacagagagagagagagacacagacagagagagagacagacagagagagagacagactagacagagagagaactagacagagagagagagaatagacagattATATACAGAATAGACAGATTATATACAGACTAGACAGATTATATACAGACTAGACAGATTATATAcagactagacagagagagacagactggacagagagacagactagacagacacGACAGCTGAGTCACTGCAGTACCTGCATGCATTTTCTTGAGAGTCTCGTAGGTGAAGAAGCTGAGTCCAGCGTAGGGCACCACACCCAGTATGGTGGGGGTGAAACCACGATACAGTGTCTTCAAACCCTCCTCACGAGAGATACGCACAAACACATGGATTATGTTACTGTAcctgaggggagaagagagatgggatgTAAAAGTGCGAGTTATTCGCAGCACCAcaaacagtctgtgtgtgtgtatacggtgcatccggaaagtattcagaccccttgacttcttccacattttgttacgttacagccttactctaaaatggattaaatcattttttcccacacatcaatctacacaccatatcccataatgacaaagcaaaaaacaggtttagaatcttttgtaaatgtattaaaataaaaaaactgaaatatcacatttacataagtattcagatcctttactcagtactgtgttgaaatacatttggcagcgattacagccttgtgtGTTCTtgtgggtttgacgctacaagctgggcacgcctgtatttagggagtttctcacattcctctctgcagatcctctcaagctctatcaggttggatagggagcatcgctgcacagctatttcactCCTGCAtagtcctggctgtgtgtttagggttgttgtcctgttcaaaggtgaacctttgcccccccagtctgaggtcctgagcaggttttcactaaggatctctctgtactttgctccgttcatctttctctcgatcctgacgaATCTCCCAGTCATCAAACAGGctaagcatcaatacaggactaagatcgaatcgtactacaccggctccaacgctcgtcggatgtggcagggcttgcaaactgttagactacaaagggaagcacagccgtgagctgcccagtgacacaaacctgccagacgagctaaataacttctatgctcgtttcaaggcaagtaacactgaaacatgcatgagagcatcagctgttccagacgaatgtgtgatcacactctccgtagctgatgtgagtaagacctttaaacaggtcaacgttcacaaggccgcagggccacacggattaccaggacgtgtactccgtgCATGCGCtgtccaactggcaagtgtcttcactgacattttcaacctctccctgtcggagtctgtaataccaacatgtttcaaacagaccaccatagtccctgcgccaaaaaacactaaggtaacctaccaaaatgactaccgacccgtagcaatgctttgaaaggctggtcatgactcacatcaacaccattatcccagaaaccctagacccactccaatttgcataccgccccaacagatccacagatgatgcaatctctattccaCTCCATACTgccttttcacacctggacaaaaggaacacctgtgaGAGAACGCTAGTCATTGAccacaactcagcgttcaacaccatagtgccctcaaagctcatcactaagctaaggaccatgggactaaacccctccctctgcaaccTAGGACTTCCTGATGCCGCCCCCCCCCcaaccaggtggtaagggtagataacaacacatcaccgacgctgatccttaacacgggggcccctcaggggtaagtgctcagtcccttcctgtactccctgttcactcatgactgcacggccaggcacaactccaacaccatcatttaaTGAtgacaacaatggtaggcctgatcaccgacaacaatgagacagcctatagggaggaggtcagagacctgaccgtgtggtgcaaggacaaaaacctctccctcaacgtgatcaagacaaaggagatgattgtggactagaggaagaggaccgagcacgcacccattctcatcaacggggctgtagtggagcaggttgagagcttcaagttccttggtgaccacatcaaaccacaaacaaacaaacaaactaacatggtccaaggacaccaagacagtcatgaagaggacaCAACAACGCCTTTTCCCcctggcatgggtcctcagatgctCAAATAGTATTACAGAGCATCCTGAAAGGTTGCATCCCTGCCAATtttgcaactgctcggcctccgaccgcagggcactacagagggtagtgcgtacggcccagtacattacacGCCCGCCCCACCCTCTTCttcgctgctgctactctctgttattatctatgcatagtcactttaataactctacttacatgtacatattacatcaattacctcgacacatattgactctgtaccggtaccccctgaatatGGCTCAGACATTGTTATTTactactgctctttaattatttattaATCTTCtctcttacattttttttttttgggggggggggttcttaaaactgcattggtAGTGAtgggcttgtaagcaagcatttcactgtaaggtctacacctgttgtactcggcGCATGTTACAATTTCTTTTTGATTtgagtccctgccgctgaaaaacattcccacagcatgatgctgccaccaccatgcttccacgtagggatggtgccagatttcctccagacatgatgctgccaccaccatgcttcaccgtagggatggtgccagatttcctccagacatgatgctgccaccaccatgcttcacagtagggatggtgccagatttcctccagacatgatgctgccaccaccatgcttcaccgtagggatggtgccagatttcctccagacatgatgctgccaccaccatgcttcaccgtagggatggtgccagatttcctccaaacatgatgctgccaccaccatgcttccacgtagggatggtgccagatttcctccagacgtgacgcttggcattcaggccaaagcgtGGTGCCTTGTTGCAAAGTCCAAGCaggcggtcatgtgccttttactgaggagtggcatccgtctggccactctacaataaaggagtgctgcagagatggttgtccttctggaaggttctcccatctccacagaggaactctggagctccgtcagagtgaccatcaggttcttggttctcatagcaaagggtctaaatactaaTGTAAAAAAAGGTATTTATGTTGATCCTTTTTAATAAATGTgcgaaaatgtctaaaaacctgttttcgctttgtcattatgtggtattgtgtgtaaactGATGTGGAAAAcaaaatattttatacattttagaattatcctgttatgtaacaaaatgtggaaaaagggaaggggtctgaatactttccgaatgtactgtgtgtgggagtgtgtgtgttctcagaggTAGGGGTAGTTGTCTTACATCTCCTTGGGCGTGACAGCCATCCTGGCTCGCACCATGTCCAGAGGGTAGGTGAGCATGGCAGCTGTGGTACCAGCCATAGAACCCGCCAGTAACCTTGGCACCGGCGGCAGGGCTCTGGAACACAGTACACAGGATACATAAGGGCCTGATTTGAATATCTTTGAATACCTAGGCTCTGATCCAGGCTTCAGAAACCTGGAAAAAACAGCAGACaataggcagagttgcaaagaaaaagtcatatctaagactggccaataaaaagacaagattaagatgggcaaaagaacacagacccTGGACcaaggaactctgcctagaaggccagcatcccggagtcgcctcttcactgttgatgttgagactggtgttttgcgcatactatttaatgaagctgccagttgaggacttgtgaggcatctagtgtgtctagtttgagaaacaagacccactaatgtacttgtcctcttgcttagttgtgcaccggggcctcccactttctattctggtttgagccagtttggcaatttctcgcatggaatagccttcacttctcagaacaagaatagcctgacgagtttcagaagaaaaggTCTTTGttctattttgagcctgtaatcgaacccacaaatgtggatgctccagatactcaactagtctaaaccAGTTTTAACTAGTCTCAACCAGTTTAACTAGTCTcaaccagttttattgcttctttaaatcagaacaacagttttcagctgtgctaacataattgcaaaaggtttttctagtgatcaattagccttttaaaatgataaacttggattagctaacacaacgtgccattagaacacaggagtgatggttgctggtaatgggcctctacgcctatgtagatccaaaatcagccgtttccagctacaatagtcatttacaacattaacaatgtctacactgtatttctgatgaatttgatgttattttaatagaaaaaaaagttaatttctttcaaaaacaagaacatttctgaGTGAGCCCAAATTTTTGAACGGTAGTTTAGTTACGAATGTTAAACTAGTACGTACGGTCTAAATGGATAGCCACTTTTCATTCATCTAGTAAACCCATAATTCACATCGCTTCTGATCTCACTCATCAGCCTATGAGCAAGGCAATTCCACCACGGTTGCTCATTATAATCATTATCCTTTCTTTCAACCAATGGGCATGACTCTTGAGTTGAGATATAAATACTCTTCGTACCTTGTGTCTCCAACTTGTTTTAAAGCAACAGTCTTCCAACATAATAATCTTAAGGCCCGTCATTGGAACTCCTTTCCCCAGCACGGGAGTTTCGATGCCTGCTGCCCAGCATTGGGCAACCAATCATTTGAACAtcatggccatgttctgttataatctccacccggcacagccagaagaggactggccaccccacatatgctctctctaattctctttctttctctctctcagaggacctgagtcctaggaccatgccccaggactacctgacatgatgactccttgttgtccccagtccacctggccatgctgctgctccagtttcaactgttctgccttattattattcgaccatgctggtcatttataaacatttgaacatcttggccatgttctgttataatctccacccggcacagccagaagaagactggccaccccacatagcctggttcctctctaggtttcttcctaggttttggcctttctagggagtttttcctagccaccgtgcttctacacctgcattgcttgctgtttgaggttttaggctgggtttctgtacagcactttgagatatcagctgatgtacgaagggctatataaataaatttgatttgattttgatttgatcatcAGCATCTGGCTCTAGGGAGCATTGCTCGGAGACGAGGCCTAACCAAAACTATTCAATAAAATGTCTTATTAAATTCAGTCTCGGTTATCATTCAGTTAAGCCTGTACTCGATTTAAGTTTTTAAATTGTCAATCGGTGATTGCGTCATTAATTATGACTTTAAAATGATCTACACACGCCCACCCAttaattcttgaagaatataacttacatAATAAATGCCTAATGAGCTTTTGTCCAATTGTCAGACccaatcagaacccaaaatatttgtatttattttatttaaccaggaagggctcattaaGATTTGAAATCTcattttcaagagcgtcctggtcaagataggcagcaccaagtcattaacaattagacagacaacatgacaaaCAACAAGTCATCTAGTAAAAACCATGGAAATCACaggagtataacaaaatcataaaACAAAAAAGATTGACAGGTCAAGGAATAGCCTCAAAATCCCTCATCAATTATTtaaaaaacaccaatcgggacaagttcttccagtttaaaaatATTTTGTAAGGCATTCCAAGctgatggcgcagagtacataaaagcccttttatcAAAATCAGTTCAgccatttggaacagttagcaggtcacctccctgaccaaggcccttctcctccaattgctcagtttggcctggaggccagctctcggaagagtcttggtggatccaaatttcttccatttaagaatgatggaggccactgtattcttggggaccttcaatggtgcagaattgttttggtacccttccccagatatgtgcctcaacgcaatcctgtctcggagctctacggacaattccttcgacctcaaggcttggttttttactctgacatgaactgtcaactgtgggaccttatatagacaggtgtgtgtctttccaaatcatgtccaatcaattgaatttaccacaggtggggctccaatcaagttgaaacatctcaaggatgatcaattggaacaggatgcaccggagcttaatttcaagtctcaaagcaaagggtctgaatacttatgtaataagATAAGTATTGGATTTTTAACATATTTTGCAAAATGGGGgagtcattatggagtattgtgtacaGATTGATGATaattataattttttaaattcattttagaataaggatgtaatgtaacaaaatgtgggaaaaaaaagtgaaggggtctgaatactttccgaatgcaccgtatctagctggctagctagagaCTTGTGATCTTCAGCAGTGTGACACAGTTAACAATTAACGTTAACCATGTCAGCATTACATTCCTCCTGCTAGTAGCCTTTTCGCTCTGGGAGACCTGTACACAATGGATACACCAATGTGTACCGGCCTCCCAAAGTAAAGAGGCTATCCTGTTAGCTGATGTTACCAATAATAGTTTTTCCTGTCAGCGAACACGTCTAGGTCTAGTTCCGAAAAGTTATAACTATAGCTACCTAGCCAGTTATTTAGCTGGCTATTCATGACTACATCTGGCTatatagtcgtggccaaaagttttgagaatgacacaaatattaatttccaaagtttttgtgcaaagcaatgatgacagcacgtgtttccttgcaggtaaccatggttaaCAGAGGAAGaataatgattccaagcaccaccctccttttgaagcttccagtcggttattcgaactcaatcagcatgacagagtgatctccagccttgtccttgtcaacactcacacctgtgttaacgagagaatcactgacatgatgtcagctggtccttttgtggcagggctgaaatgcagtggaaatgcttTTTGGGTATTCAGTTCATTCAgtttaattgcaattcatctgaccactcttcataacattctggagtgtaTACAAACAAATTAATATTTgtatcattctcaaaacttttggtcaCAACTGTACATTGCTTTGGCCGACCTAGTTAACGTTATTACAATTCCTAGCTAGTTGTCTAACACTAGCTGTAAACAGCAGCATTGACTTCCTATTTTAAAAGGCCTTGAGTagaataactagctagctagctaatttacgTTAGTATTTGaaaccatccagtcctatgattaAATGTCTATCATATACAAAGTATTATTCGTTTCTGGCAGTGTAGATATGATATCCACCAACACATTTGAAAAGACAGTACAACCCCAATCGAAGTAATTACAGATTTCCCCTTTTCTCAACATTGTACTGTTCTACTGGAAACCTGCCTTTATCTATGTTTACGGGTGTGTGTAATGTGTTCATCTACCTCCCGTGCGACACCCCCAGGTGTGAGCCAGCTTTGAGAAAGTTCTGGAGGATCTGACTCGCTacatggaggagatggagtctTTGATTAATCACAGAAGGATAGGATTAGCAATAATCTGCAATGGACGTCACCAACAATGAGAGATAGGCTACACCTAGTCAGACCTTTACTAGGAGATGTGTGTGGATGTGAGTGGTCTTTCTTTATCTCATCATTCACTGGTCAtttctgtcatgccctgatctttaattccccctctctctccctcccaatctTTCTCCctaccccttttctccctctcacaGTGTGAAGGTGGTGTATAATGAGCTCCACAACACTCATGGCCATCTGCTCTGGTGGAAGAACACCCACAGACTGGGCATGCCCACTGACTAGCTTCGGTTCCAGGTGTGCATGCGTGCGTTGCACCTGGAACTGAGACCAGTCAGTGGGCATGCTCGGTCTGTGATTGTTCTTTGTCGATGTTACATGAAAACGCTCAAGCACGCGGTACACTTTTGAAAATGGTAAAATCCCGACAATTGAATTTAGAAACACTTGTGTGTAGCCTACAGCCACGTGTGCATTGTTGAGCTAAACTGTGTGGATTTGTCTTTTCTAGAACTGTCCCGGAATCTGTTTTGAACTTGTAGACATTTTTTTTTATGTCCCATAGATGACGGGGAGTCCTTAATTTCGAGCCTTGGagggaattattttataaagacatTAAAAAGTATTTGGTTGCAATATTAAAATAGGGTAGCAAGGgtggccaaccatcctccaggagagccTTAAAAAGGAagttgttgtattttgagacaagCTTGAATATGCAAAGAAGCCAATAGGCAGAATGTAGCCTATAtctctgtctgattctctatGGTAGAAGGATAGTAATGCATTTTGTAAAGTGGCGTCCTGGCATCATACAATGACATGAAAATGGTGTTATATAGTGGCAAGTGGTAAAAAAACCCCAGTCATATCAAGCCTTGCTTGTTGTTAGTTGAATAGTTTCATTTGCTGTGGAGTGCCAGGGGGAAATGTGCACCCCTCTGGGTCCTCAGGACCACCATTAACACATGCGGTTCTGTCGAGACTAATCACAATCCTCATCATTTTTAATAAAGTGAACAAACTTTGTTTCATATTCTTGTTTATTTGTGTTAAGGAGGTCCAGTAGGTTCATATGAATAGTACTGCTGAATGTATTACAATCATGTTGGTAGGGTTGACTTGAATTAAATATTGTTATGTTTTGGTATTGTAATGCATTCTGCAACTGGTCTCATCACCTGCTGCTTGCATTTCAATAGCTAAGCTGTTTATGTTTCTGAATTACACAATTGCCAGAAGGAGAGGATAAATCAGGCTAAGATGCTTGCTTGAACATCAGTGAACAGCCATATTAGTGCAGAACAACATTGCTGGGACACTTATATGTACGATTTTGTGATGAGATTCCAAATAATATTGAAGATGTGACCGAAGAGTAATACTCCAAATTACGGAACTAAATTTGGCACATCCGTTGAGAACACAATTGTCTAAAATAGTCAGCAGATGGTGCCACAATGCGCTCACTACTTTCTTGCTAGAAGAATGGATAAAACATTTAGCATTCTCCGTAGGGATTCTCTAAGAATATCTTATTCCCTATGAAGCAGGAACCTAGCCTCTGGACAAGATTAGTTTATATATGCATGGTTACTCACTTTCCCTGGAAGCCGAAGTATCCACCCAGTAGTCTCTTATACTGCTCGTGAGCACAGAACTGGATGGCAGCGTAGGGGATGACCCGTACCATGGTGGCAGAGTTGCCCCTCCACAGGCTGAGGAAGCCATCCTTCAGGTAGGTCCGATAAATCAACCTATATGCCTCCTGGGGGTGGACCAACAGCATGGggtctcatcatcatcatcaacagtaTCACCATCATCACAAAGGTgtttccagtggtggaaaaagtgcccaactgtcatacttgagtaaaagtacccaactgtcaaacttgagtaaaagtacccaactgtcaaacttgagtaaaagtacccaactgtcatacttgagtaaaagtgactatagtaaaattctacttgagtaaaagtctacaagtaattggtttaaaatatacttaagtatcaaaagtaaaaaataatttaaaattcatTTTatgaagcaaaccagacggcaccattttgttgttgttgtttatttatgGAAAGCCACGGCCACACAACATTCAGACGTCATTTACacacgaagcatgtgtgtttagttgagtctgccagatcagaggcagtaaggatgaccaggaatgttcggttgataagtgtgtgaatttgactattttcctgtcctgctaagcattcaaaatgtaacgagtacttttgggtgtcagggaaaatgtatggagtaaaaagtacaatattttatttaggaatgtagcgAAGTAAATAAAAGTAGTCAAAgtaaaataaagtacagatacaccaaaaaactacttaagtagtacttgaaattatttttacttaagtacttcacaccactgGGTGAATCATGAATCATCATCAAATGACTTTTACACAGTACATGGGTCAAACAACTCACCTTGGCAGAGAATCTTGCTGAGGACACTACAATGAAGGAAATAAATAGACACAAATGTAtgacattgaaaataaaaataactgaTTCCTCACTATTCCAAAAGCATGTGAGAAGTGTTGCTGCCTACCTTGGAAGATTATCTTGGTTCTATCCAGCGGGGCCACAGCGGTTTTGGCCAAGGCTCCAGCTATggcccctgagaggagagagttaACCACGGACC from Oncorhynchus masou masou isolate Uvic2021 chromosome 3, UVic_Omas_1.1, whole genome shotgun sequence includes these protein-coding regions:
- the slc25a42 gene encoding mitochondrial coenzyme A transporter SLC25A42, encoding MGNGVQQHQATPLTQGEVLPLPSDSQAEGLKPQTRSVVNSLLSGAIAGALAKTAVAPLDRTKIIFQVSSARFSAKEAYRLIYRTYLKDGFLSLWRGNSATMVRVIPYAAIQFCAHEQYKRLLGGYFGFQGKALPPVPRLLAGSMAGTTAAMLTYPLDMVRARMAVTPKEMYSNIIHVFVRISREEGLKTLYRGFTPTILGVVPYAGLSFFTYETLKKMHAERSGRPQPYSYERLVFGACAGLLGQSASYPLDVVRRRMQTAGVTGHTYGTILGTMRDIVAEEGVVRGLYKGLSMNWVKGPIAVGISFTTFDMTQILLKKLYQLRYNNR